The following coding sequences lie in one Caproicibacterium argilliputei genomic window:
- a CDS encoding MurT ligase domain-containing protein, with the protein MRFKSSFAVWVARTVCWVEKHLLHAGASAMPGRIALKIDPMLIAALAQKLKQGSIVVCGTNGKTTTNNLLCQMIQNSGCTVLCNRAGANMNSGVVTALLPGKEADWGVLEVDELSTPKVLPFLKPKYMVLLNIFRDQLDRCGEIDTVMQAIVTALEQSPETVLIYNADDPFCTSIASHVKRTIPFGIGEDLHLPQDRVTGGRFCLQCGALLEYAYHQYGQLGDFHCPKCGFGRAPLAFAATAITFENGISFNVGSDRIETRYRGVYMVYNLLAAFAAALTVGCSVGTIQKTIDQYHPQNGRLQEFQVQGQTVVLNLAKNPTGFNQNMALLLQDRGPKAVYFIINDNDNDGNDISWLWDVDFERLAEEQDLVVYAGGRRMNDLQVRLKYAGISAQLVQNVAQAASLAGAQPQAHKLYVLTNYSALFPAQRELRALSGQE; encoded by the coding sequence ATGCGGTTCAAAAGTTCATTTGCCGTCTGGGTTGCCCGCACAGTCTGCTGGGTGGAAAAGCACTTGCTGCACGCAGGTGCCAGCGCGATGCCCGGCCGAATTGCTTTAAAAATTGATCCGATGCTGATTGCGGCACTGGCGCAGAAACTCAAGCAAGGCTCGATTGTCGTCTGCGGAACCAATGGAAAAACCACAACCAATAATCTTCTCTGCCAAATGATTCAGAACAGCGGCTGCACGGTACTTTGCAACCGTGCAGGGGCCAACATGAATTCCGGAGTTGTCACGGCACTGCTGCCGGGAAAGGAAGCAGACTGGGGTGTGCTGGAGGTGGACGAACTTTCCACTCCGAAAGTGCTGCCATTTCTCAAGCCGAAGTATATGGTGCTGCTGAATATTTTCCGAGATCAGCTTGATCGCTGCGGCGAAATTGATACAGTGATGCAAGCCATTGTCACCGCGTTGGAACAGTCACCGGAGACAGTGCTAATCTACAATGCCGATGATCCGTTCTGTACCTCCATTGCTTCGCATGTAAAGCGAACGATTCCTTTTGGAATTGGGGAAGACCTGCACCTTCCGCAAGACCGCGTGACAGGGGGACGGTTTTGCTTACAGTGCGGTGCGCTGCTGGAATACGCCTATCACCAATACGGCCAGTTGGGGGACTTTCACTGCCCGAAATGTGGGTTTGGCCGGGCACCGCTCGCTTTTGCGGCGACAGCAATCACCTTTGAAAACGGCATTTCGTTCAACGTGGGAAGCGACCGCATCGAAACCCGTTACCGCGGCGTTTATATGGTGTACAACCTGCTTGCGGCTTTTGCGGCGGCGCTAACGGTTGGGTGCAGCGTGGGAACCATACAGAAGACCATTGACCAGTATCACCCGCAGAATGGCCGCCTGCAGGAGTTTCAAGTACAGGGGCAGACAGTTGTGCTGAATCTAGCGAAGAATCCGACAGGCTTTAACCAGAACATGGCGCTGCTTCTGCAGGACCGCGGCCCGAAAGCTGTCTATTTTATCATCAATGACAATGACAACGACGGCAATGACATTTCTTGGCTGTGGGATGTGGACTTTGAACGGCTGGCAGAGGAGCAGGATTTGGTGGTGTATGCCGGTGGTCGGCGTATGAACGACCTGCAGGTGCGGCTGAAGTACGCTGGTATTTCCGCGCAGCTTGTGCAGAACGTTGCACAGGCTGCGTCGCTTGCTGGCGCGCAGCCGCAGGCGCACAAACTTTATGTGCTGACCAATTATTCCGCATTGTTCCCTGCGCAGCGGGAACTGCGTGCCTTGAGCGGACAGGAGTGA
- a CDS encoding type 1 glutamine amidotransferase: MELCIAHLFPELLNLYGDGGNIICMQKRCEWRDISVQVNPVHCGDKVDFTHTDIIFVGGGTDREQKIVCGELLAAKQQLRDYVEAGGVLLAVCGGYQLLGHNYLLGNELVEGVGVIDLKTERGEGRLIGNVMIESAICEMPIVGYENHGGRTYLGDCEPLGKVTSAGGYGNNGQDGYEGVHYKNVIGTYLHGPLLPKNPQVCDYLLKTALSRRYGSDFAFPELDDTVENEANLYMQERLRDNVVNKMQVSARGKS; encoded by the coding sequence ATGGAACTGTGCATTGCGCATCTCTTTCCGGAACTGCTGAACCTGTACGGCGATGGCGGTAATATCATCTGTATGCAGAAGCGCTGTGAATGGCGTGACATTTCGGTACAGGTGAATCCTGTCCATTGCGGTGACAAAGTGGATTTTACGCATACAGACATCATCTTTGTCGGCGGCGGAACAGACCGTGAACAGAAAATTGTTTGCGGGGAGCTGCTGGCAGCGAAACAGCAGCTTCGTGATTATGTGGAAGCAGGTGGTGTCCTGCTGGCCGTCTGCGGCGGCTATCAGTTGCTGGGACACAATTATCTGCTTGGAAACGAGCTGGTAGAGGGCGTCGGTGTCATTGACCTGAAGACAGAACGTGGGGAAGGTCGGCTGATCGGCAACGTCATGATTGAAAGTGCTATCTGCGAAATGCCGATTGTGGGATATGAAAACCACGGCGGGCGGACATACCTCGGCGATTGTGAGCCGCTTGGAAAAGTGACCTCAGCAGGCGGTTATGGAAACAACGGTCAGGATGGTTATGAGGGAGTTCACTACAAAAATGTGATTGGCACCTATCTGCACGGCCCGCTGCTTCCCAAAAATCCGCAGGTCTGCGATTATCTTCTGAAAACGGCTTTGTCCCGCCGTTATGGCTCGGATTTTGCATTTCCGGAGCTGGACGATACTGTGGAAAACGAAGCAAACCTTTATATGCAGGAACGTCTTCGGGACAATGTCGTCAATAAGATGCAGGTCAGTGCCCGCGGAAAAAGTTAA
- the pepT gene encoding peptidase T, which produces MNAAQRLLKYIRVYTTSDETSSAVPTAKREFDLANQLAEEMRQLGIDHVRVTDMCYVYGEIPATAGKEQVPTLGLIAHMDTAPDFNGEGVNPQIIEQYDGGDVSLGNSGRVLSPREFPHLEKLKGKTLITTDGATLLGADDKAGIAEILTACERLIQEKRPHGRICIGFTPDEEVGSGADHFDIQGFGADFAYTVDGGDSSEISYENFYAAGAVLTIHGFNVHPGDAKNTMLNASLIAMEANSMLPAAETPAHTDGREGFFHLCEMSGTVEQAKLSYIIRDHSKEHFEIRKDMMQKIAEILNEKYGAGTVQAEITDQYENMLSYIKPYPQLVENARKAMRALGVVPCELPIRGGTDGAKLSVSGLPCPNLGTGGHAFHGPYEHITAEDMELSTKIILGILSQFADSATA; this is translated from the coding sequence ATGAATGCAGCGCAACGCCTTTTAAAGTATATTCGGGTTTACACGACCTCCGACGAAACATCCTCCGCAGTGCCCACTGCAAAGCGGGAGTTTGACCTTGCCAATCAGCTGGCTGAGGAAATGCGTCAGCTTGGTATTGACCACGTGCGGGTAACGGATATGTGCTATGTTTACGGAGAAATTCCGGCAACCGCCGGAAAAGAGCAGGTGCCCACGCTGGGATTGATTGCCCATATGGATACGGCACCGGACTTTAACGGCGAGGGCGTCAATCCGCAGATTATTGAGCAATATGACGGCGGCGACGTTTCTTTGGGCAACAGCGGCCGCGTTCTTTCCCCGCGTGAGTTTCCGCATCTGGAAAAGCTGAAAGGGAAAACTTTGATTACCACAGACGGCGCAACCCTGCTGGGGGCGGACGATAAAGCCGGTATCGCAGAAATTTTGACCGCCTGCGAACGTCTTATACAGGAAAAAAGGCCGCACGGACGCATCTGCATTGGCTTTACCCCCGACGAGGAAGTCGGAAGCGGCGCGGATCATTTTGACATTCAGGGATTTGGTGCTGACTTTGCTTACACGGTTGACGGCGGTGACTCCAGTGAAATCAGCTACGAAAACTTTTACGCTGCCGGAGCGGTCCTGACCATCCATGGCTTTAACGTACATCCGGGCGATGCAAAAAACACCATGCTAAATGCCTCACTGATTGCCATGGAAGCTAATTCTATGCTACCTGCCGCAGAAACGCCCGCGCACACAGACGGCCGTGAGGGATTTTTCCATTTGTGTGAAATGAGTGGCACCGTTGAGCAAGCAAAGCTTTCCTATATTATCCGCGATCACTCCAAAGAACACTTTGAAATCCGCAAAGATATGATGCAAAAGATTGCGGAAATTTTAAATGAAAAGTACGGAGCAGGTACGGTGCAGGCTGAAATAACCGACCAATACGAAAATATGCTCTCTTACATCAAACCGTATCCGCAGTTGGTTGAAAACGCCAGAAAAGCTATGCGCGCGCTGGGTGTGGTTCCCTGTGAGCTGCCGATTCGCGGTGGTACGGACGGTGCCAAACTGAGTGTGAGCGGTCTGCCCTGCCCCAACCTTGGCACCGGCGGTCACGCGTTTCATGGACCGTATGAGCACATTACAGCCGAAGATATGGAACTGAGCACCAAAATCATTCTGGGAATCCTTTCACAATTTGCAGATTCCGCAACGGCATAA
- the sigK gene encoding RNA polymerase sporulation sigma factor SigK, whose translation MLESLLSGILSGLLFFILHVTGSGSFPRALTPAQEKDCLQRLAKGDKIARDTLIAHNLRLVAHIIKKYGTGNTDQEDLISIGTIGLIKAVNTFDQSKGIRLSSYAARCIENEILMYFRSTKKSAQDVSMNEPIDSDKDGSALTLMDVLATDDNIFDNLDRKIKCEQLYRYIRQLPAREQTILRLRYGLDGKEPQTQREVAQVLGISRSYVSRIEKKALETLHKQFES comes from the coding sequence ATGCTGGAATCACTCTTATCGGGAATTTTGTCCGGCCTTCTGTTTTTTATCCTGCATGTAACAGGCTCTGGCTCTTTTCCGCGGGCCCTGACACCGGCTCAGGAAAAGGATTGTCTGCAGCGGCTTGCCAAAGGAGATAAAATTGCCAGAGATACGCTGATTGCCCACAATCTCCGCCTTGTGGCACACATTATCAAAAAGTACGGTACCGGAAATACAGACCAGGAGGATTTAATCTCTATCGGAACTATCGGGCTGATTAAGGCAGTCAATACCTTTGACCAAAGCAAGGGCATCCGCCTGTCCAGCTATGCAGCCAGATGTATTGAAAATGAAATCCTCATGTACTTCCGCAGTACAAAGAAATCTGCCCAGGACGTTTCCATGAACGAGCCCATTGACAGTGACAAAGATGGCAGCGCGCTGACCCTGATGGACGTTTTGGCAACCGACGATAATATCTTTGACAATCTGGACCGCAAAATCAAGTGCGAACAGCTTTATCGGTACATACGGCAGCTTCCGGCTCGTGAGCAGACCATTCTGCGCCTGCGCTATGGTTTGGACGGAAAAGAACCGCAGACACAACGGGAAGTTGCCCAAGTGCTGGGAATCTCCCGCAGCTATGTTTCCCGCATTGAAAAAAAAGCACTGGAAACACTGCACAAGCAGTTTGAGTCTTAA
- a CDS encoding SH3 domain-containing protein → MKKEHGSLCRAAAAAVTAALVFASAVLPASAAGVSCTVQGKTITLPLQKTAQVISMEQSTVLDVSLKSASALHFHTADGKKLEVSTRKPFADGAATYSIYAKGSVNSAVGVYAEDATDSKLFVVQITDRPFTSDTTMDVSLKSGDSYTFRITPNSAKDYVTFYTTDGSVFSTKSAGKSTANGKTNYYFQFKALKSGSAGVYVTVGKQNYRVFTATSTGSAAPAGSTASAGRTGTVCVDDTLNLRAQPNTNGRVIGQLTNGETVTVLADAASGWIQVKTAAGLVGYCSSDYVQLDHATEVTNTGSSSDTPQTARVKTSGDALNLRAGSSSGSAVIGQLENGEAVTVLGTEGNWTYIQTSEGIKGYCSSDFLVAENSGGDSGETLGASKTLSGMPAYKQKDAAWANTYIGGTNGGTIGTIGCLVTSIAMSESYRTSSSVTPNDIAKQCQFTDGGGLYLPSGYYDMSGVSDSRLLKVFQQLQADKPVLVGGVNSRSSHWVIIKGYKNVPLDSAGNPTALDASMFLVNDPGYDNYTLADYIGQFPSGRVFRTY, encoded by the coding sequence ATGAAGAAAGAGCACGGTTCGCTTTGCAGAGCTGCTGCAGCCGCTGTAACAGCGGCGTTGGTTTTCGCTTCGGCAGTTCTTCCGGCTTCTGCTGCGGGGGTTTCCTGCACGGTGCAGGGAAAAACCATCACCCTGCCCCTACAGAAAACGGCACAGGTAATTTCTATGGAGCAATCCACGGTTCTGGATGTCAGCTTAAAGTCAGCCAGTGCCTTGCATTTTCACACCGCAGACGGAAAGAAGTTGGAAGTTTCCACTAGAAAGCCGTTTGCCGACGGTGCCGCCACATATTCGATTTATGCAAAGGGCAGCGTTAACTCAGCAGTAGGGGTGTACGCAGAAGATGCCACGGACAGCAAATTATTTGTTGTACAGATTACAGACCGTCCGTTTACTTCAGACACGACCATGGATGTCAGCCTGAAGTCCGGCGATTCTTATACCTTTCGCATCACGCCCAATAGCGCCAAAGACTATGTGACATTTTATACAACAGACGGTTCTGTCTTTTCAACAAAAAGTGCCGGCAAAAGCACAGCGAATGGCAAAACCAATTATTATTTTCAGTTCAAAGCTTTAAAGAGCGGTTCCGCAGGTGTTTACGTCACGGTTGGCAAGCAGAATTACCGTGTTTTTACCGCGACATCCACTGGCAGTGCGGCACCTGCCGGAAGTACGGCATCCGCCGGGCGCACCGGTACGGTGTGCGTGGACGACACACTGAATCTGCGTGCGCAGCCGAACACAAACGGTCGTGTCATTGGACAGCTTACTAATGGGGAAACTGTTACCGTTCTTGCTGACGCAGCCAGCGGATGGATTCAAGTAAAAACCGCTGCGGGGCTTGTCGGCTATTGTAGCAGCGATTATGTGCAGTTGGATCATGCGACAGAAGTGACGAATACGGGGTCGTCTTCGGATACACCACAGACCGCTCGTGTAAAAACCAGCGGAGATGCACTCAATCTCCGTGCAGGCTCCAGTTCCGGCAGTGCAGTGATCGGCCAGCTGGAAAATGGGGAAGCTGTGACGGTTCTGGGTACCGAAGGAAATTGGACATACATACAGACAAGTGAAGGCATAAAGGGCTACTGCAGCTCGGATTTTTTGGTTGCGGAAAACAGCGGCGGCGATTCCGGGGAAACACTCGGCGCCAGTAAAACTTTGAGTGGGATGCCCGCTTATAAACAAAAAGACGCAGCGTGGGCCAATACATACATCGGCGGGACAAACGGCGGAACAATTGGAACCATCGGCTGTCTGGTCACCAGCATTGCCATGTCGGAAAGTTATCGCACCAGCAGCAGTGTCACCCCAAATGACATTGCAAAGCAATGCCAATTTACCGACGGCGGCGGTTTGTATCTTCCATCCGGCTATTATGATATGTCCGGCGTGAGCGACAGCAGACTTTTGAAGGTCTTTCAGCAGCTGCAGGCGGACAAGCCAGTGCTCGTTGGCGGTGTAAATTCACGTTCCTCCCATTGGGTAATCATCAAGGGTTACAAAAATGTGCCGCTGGATTCTGCAGGAAACCCAACGGCATTAGATGCTTCCATGTTCCTGGTCAATGATCCCGGATATGACAACTACACTTTAGCAGATTATATCGGTCAGTTCCCATCCGGCCGTGTCTTTCGTACGTATTAA
- a CDS encoding bile acid:sodium symporter family protein — translation MELLNRINHSLEKAMPLITPACLVLGVLFPQITGRFLPYVMFLFAFMTFQGSLGSNFQQVAQVFKRPLPLLIILFLLHIWIPCIACLIGNMLFGFDKNLVAGIVLEYVVPTGIVSFMWVNIYRGNGALTLSVILIDTILTPVLLPASLQILLGTSVKMDALGMTKDMALMIAVPAVLGMAVNQGTRGRANKTWKPALAPFGKLALILVVSGNSSKVAPFVRHLTPTLTAVALLILVISASGYLWGWGAAKLLHQPRDVLVSMAFNSGMRNISAGAVIAGAYFPAEVMFPVMIGTLFQQVLAALYGSLMQKRLGRGEENI, via the coding sequence TTGGAACTTCTTAACCGAATAAACCATTCGCTCGAAAAGGCCATGCCGCTGATTACACCTGCCTGTCTGGTATTGGGCGTATTGTTCCCGCAAATCACCGGTCGCTTCCTTCCATATGTCATGTTTCTCTTTGCGTTTATGACGTTTCAAGGCAGTCTTGGCTCAAACTTTCAGCAGGTTGCGCAGGTCTTCAAGCGCCCACTGCCGCTGCTTATAATCCTTTTTCTGCTGCACATCTGGATTCCATGCATTGCCTGTCTGATTGGGAATATGCTGTTCGGATTTGACAAAAACCTGGTGGCTGGCATTGTGTTGGAGTATGTCGTGCCGACCGGCATCGTCAGCTTTATGTGGGTGAACATTTATCGTGGCAACGGTGCACTGACTCTTTCCGTGATTTTGATTGATACTATTCTGACACCGGTTTTGCTTCCGGCCAGCCTGCAGATTCTGTTGGGCACTTCGGTAAAAATGGATGCATTGGGCATGACAAAAGATATGGCGCTGATGATTGCAGTACCGGCGGTGTTGGGTATGGCTGTTAATCAGGGTACGCGGGGACGTGCTAATAAAACATGGAAACCGGCGCTGGCGCCTTTCGGCAAGCTGGCACTGATTCTAGTCGTTTCAGGAAATTCCAGCAAAGTCGCACCCTTTGTGCGCCACTTGACACCGACACTGACGGCTGTTGCGCTGCTGATTCTGGTTATTTCTGCCTCGGGCTATCTGTGGGGATGGGGTGCGGCAAAGCTGTTGCATCAGCCGCGAGATGTTTTGGTATCCATGGCGTTTAACAGCGGGATGCGCAACATCAGCGCAGGTGCCGTCATTGCCGGAGCCTATTTCCCGGCGGAAGTCATGTTTCCGGTTATGATTGGAACCCTGTTTCAGCAGGTACTGGCTGCTTTGTACGGTTCTTTGATGCAAAAGCGCCTGGGTAGGGGAGAAGAGAACATCTGA
- the pyrH gene encoding UMP kinase, which produces MQPKYKRVLLKLSGESLAGKEGHGIDFDTVLKICRPIKTCSLMGVQIAIVVGGGNFWRGRSNGQMDRTRADHMGMLATAINALGVADALEQLGMQVRVQTAISMQEVAEPYIRNRAVRHLEKGRVVIFGCGTGNPFFSTDTAASLRAAEIEADIILKATMVDGVYDADPKINANAKKFDTLSYMDVLSKDLKVMDSTAASMCRDNHIPICVFSLEDPENIERVICGQSIGTVVKEDTCL; this is translated from the coding sequence ATGCAGCCAAAGTATAAGCGTGTTCTATTGAAACTCAGCGGAGAGTCGCTGGCCGGAAAAGAAGGACACGGCATTGATTTCGACACCGTTTTAAAGATTTGCCGACCAATTAAAACCTGCTCTCTGATGGGGGTGCAGATTGCGATTGTTGTTGGCGGCGGCAACTTCTGGCGCGGCCGTTCCAATGGGCAGATGGATCGCACCCGCGCTGACCACATGGGGATGCTGGCAACTGCCATCAACGCACTTGGCGTTGCGGATGCGCTGGAGCAGTTAGGGATGCAGGTACGTGTACAGACCGCAATCAGTATGCAGGAAGTGGCGGAACCATATATTCGGAACCGCGCAGTACGGCATTTGGAAAAGGGGCGCGTGGTCATTTTCGGATGCGGCACCGGCAATCCATTCTTTTCCACGGACACGGCCGCCTCTCTGCGCGCTGCTGAAATCGAGGCGGACATCATTCTGAAAGCTACCATGGTGGACGGTGTGTATGACGCAGACCCCAAAATCAACGCCAACGCTAAAAAATTCGATACCCTGTCTTATATGGATGTGCTTAGCAAAGATCTGAAGGTAATGGACAGCACGGCGGCTTCCATGTGCCGTGATAACCATATTCCAATTTGCGTATTCAGTCTGGAAGATCCCGAAAATATTGAACGCGTCATCTGCGGTCAGTCAATCGGCACTGTTGTCAAGGAGGATACCTGTTTATGA
- the frr gene encoding ribosome recycling factor, whose protein sequence is MKEVLKAAETKMQKSINVLHEEYIEIRAGRANPNVLNKVTVDYYGAPTPINQLAAVAVSEARVLTIQPWDPSVCRLIEKAIQTSDIGINPQSDGKIIRMIFPALTEDRRKDIAKDIGKMAEEAKVAVRSIRRDAMDKLKAMKKDGELAEDDLKNAEKQTQDLTDKYCKEADSLCTEKRKEIMEL, encoded by the coding sequence ATGAAAGAAGTATTAAAAGCTGCTGAAACCAAAATGCAGAAATCCATTAACGTTTTACATGAGGAATATATCGAAATCCGTGCGGGCCGCGCAAATCCGAATGTCCTCAATAAAGTGACCGTGGATTACTACGGTGCCCCCACGCCGATTAACCAGTTGGCGGCAGTCGCGGTTTCCGAAGCGCGCGTGCTGACGATTCAGCCGTGGGATCCGTCTGTCTGCCGTTTGATTGAAAAAGCAATTCAAACGTCTGATATCGGCATCAATCCGCAGTCTGACGGAAAGATCATTCGGATGATTTTTCCCGCACTGACAGAAGACCGCCGCAAGGACATTGCCAAGGATATTGGCAAAATGGCAGAAGAAGCAAAGGTCGCTGTTCGCTCCATTCGCCGCGATGCCATGGATAAACTGAAAGCCATGAAAAAAGACGGTGAACTCGCAGAGGATGACCTGAAGAACGCAGAAAAGCAGACGCAGGATTTGACAGACAAATACTGCAAAGAAGCAGACAGCCTCTGTACAGAGAAAAGAAAAGAAATCATGGAATTGTAA
- a CDS encoding isoprenyl transferase: MKDTTQKFALSPEFLPNHLGIIMDGNGRWAKKRGLPRSAGHTAGAAVFKKIARYCSTIGIRYLTVYAFSTENWTRPPEEVGALMVLFKQYLQESLRDFRSDDIKVNFIGDTSRFPASLQELIAETKEVCANRRGMVLNIAMNYGGRAELVQAAEKVAERVAAGTLQPAEIDEKVLSGELYTAGQPDVDLIIRPSGEERLSNFLLWQSAYAEFVFMDVLWPDFTPEDLNRALLEFARRCRRFGGI, translated from the coding sequence ATGAAAGACACAACGCAGAAATTTGCTTTATCTCCGGAATTTTTACCCAACCATCTGGGCATCATTATGGATGGGAACGGACGCTGGGCGAAAAAGCGCGGGTTGCCGCGCTCGGCCGGGCATACTGCCGGCGCCGCCGTATTTAAGAAAATTGCCCGGTACTGCAGTACCATCGGTATTCGTTATTTAACGGTATACGCTTTTTCAACTGAAAACTGGACGCGGCCGCCGGAGGAAGTCGGCGCGCTGATGGTTCTGTTTAAGCAGTATCTGCAGGAGTCTCTGCGGGATTTTCGCAGCGACGACATCAAGGTGAATTTTATCGGAGACACTTCCAGATTTCCGGCAAGCCTGCAGGAACTCATTGCAGAAACCAAAGAAGTTTGTGCAAACCGCAGGGGCATGGTACTGAATATTGCCATGAATTACGGCGGCAGAGCGGAACTGGTGCAAGCGGCTGAAAAAGTCGCGGAGCGTGTAGCTGCCGGAACACTGCAGCCGGCAGAAATTGATGAAAAGGTGCTTTCCGGAGAGCTGTACACAGCCGGACAGCCGGATGTGGATTTAATTATTCGTCCAAGCGGAGAAGAGCGCCTGTCTAATTTTCTGCTTTGGCAGTCTGCTTATGCCGAGTTCGTATTTATGGATGTTTTGTGGCCAGACTTTACGCCGGAAGACCTGAACCGGGCGCTGCTGGAGTTTGCGCGCCGCTGCCGCAGATTTGGAGGGATTTAG
- a CDS encoding phosphatidate cytidylyltransferase produces the protein MKVLNSIKQRLISALAILILMAAVVLCNARFPLALNFVIAVISVMAVWEISAALQLTRQIALVVPSMVLAAVLPFLSGLFGQGFVLFVYTVVLFSAMILYHSVITFREVAIIYSMTMLIPTALQSLVLLRELGGTHGMFHVIVAIFAAWVADAGAYIFGSLFGKHKLCPSISPKKTVEGAIGGVIVDVLIMLLFGVIFQDIYWNRTVHVNYFILGAIGFFGALLSMLGDLSFSIIKRSCHIKDFSELIPGHGGILDRFDSVIFVAPFVCLLLKMVPMVYE, from the coding sequence GTGAAAGTACTGAATTCGATAAAGCAGCGACTCATTTCCGCGCTTGCCATCTTGATCCTGATGGCTGCAGTTGTTCTGTGCAATGCCCGTTTCCCGCTGGCGCTGAATTTTGTCATTGCGGTCATCAGCGTTATGGCCGTCTGGGAAATTTCCGCTGCGCTGCAGCTCACGCGGCAGATTGCGCTGGTTGTTCCCAGCATGGTTCTGGCTGCGGTTTTGCCGTTTTTATCCGGTCTGTTCGGGCAGGGGTTTGTTCTGTTTGTATATACCGTTGTGCTTTTCAGCGCAATGATTCTTTATCACTCTGTCATTACCTTTCGGGAAGTGGCCATCATCTACAGCATGACTATGCTGATTCCTACGGCACTGCAGTCGCTGGTTCTGCTGCGAGAGTTGGGCGGCACCCATGGAATGTTCCACGTCATCGTGGCGATTTTTGCTGCATGGGTTGCGGATGCAGGTGCATACATTTTCGGAAGTTTGTTTGGCAAGCATAAGCTGTGTCCCAGCATTAGCCCCAAAAAGACGGTGGAAGGTGCCATTGGCGGCGTGATTGTAGACGTACTCATTATGCTGTTGTTCGGCGTTATTTTTCAAGATATTTACTGGAACCGTACGGTACATGTCAATTACTTCATTTTAGGAGCCATCGGTTTCTTTGGCGCGCTGCTTTCCATGTTAGGAGATTTAAGCTTTTCTATCATCAAGCGCAGTTGCCACATCAAGGACTTCAGTGAGCTGATTCCCGGTCACGGCGGGATTCTGGACCGCTTTGACAGTGTTATTTTTGTTGCGCCCTTTGTATGCCTGCTGTTAAAGATGGTGCCAATGGTTTATGAATGA